Proteins encoded in a region of the Methanofollis tationis genome:
- a CDS encoding DUF2109 family protein codes for MAELIALYVCGLIALFAAVRTVIEPHPYRKLPYLNVMNFAIAGLIVLVLSHPLSILAAAAYFVGSTLEANAIASARAAVMGND; via the coding sequence GTGGCGGAGTTGATCGCCCTGTACGTCTGCGGCCTCATCGCCCTCTTCGCCGCCGTCAGGACGGTGATCGAGCCCCACCCCTACCGGAAGCTCCCCTACCTCAACGTGATGAACTTCGCCATCGCCGGTCTGATCGTCCTCGTCCTCTCTCACCCCCTTTCCATCCTTGCGGCGGCCGCCTATTTCGTCGGCTCCACCCTGGAGGCGAACGCGATCGCCTCGGCACGCGCGGCGGTGATGGGCAATGATTGA
- a CDS encoding formylmethanofuran dehydrogenase subunit B: MIHRDMICPFCGCLCDDLVITTEGNEVVQVDNACTLGTHKLMGAWKNRLKNPIMRNGGGWRDASYEEAIEYAAGVLLDADRPLLYGWSSTQGEAQGLGVSMAELLGGVIDSTTSVCHGPSILAIQEVGHPGCTLGQVKNRADLVIYWACNPTEAHPRHMSRYTTYADGFFLENAFRDRKLIVVDVRKSETTSIADEFVKVKPGGDYAVFAALRAIVRGRADVVPDTVAGVTKEQLVRIGEMCKEAKFGALFFGVGLTMAPGKYKNIRNAIELVDELNRYTKWTLTPLRGHYNVHGSNEVFTWMTGYPYAVDFSRQIAFYNPGETTAVDILARKECDACLIVASDPGAHFPKACLEHLAKIPTVLIDPMHTVTTPLCRCQIPTAVNGIDAGGTAYRMDGVPIHVKKFMDLGYPSDTEVIGRIFEQIKEVKHP, from the coding sequence ATGATCCACCGGGATATGATCTGCCCGTTCTGCGGCTGTCTCTGCGACGATCTGGTGATCACGACTGAGGGGAACGAGGTGGTGCAGGTGGACAACGCCTGCACGCTCGGCACCCACAAGCTCATGGGGGCCTGGAAGAACCGGCTGAAAAATCCGATCATGCGGAACGGCGGCGGGTGGCGGGACGCCAGTTACGAGGAGGCGATCGAGTATGCCGCCGGCGTTCTCCTGGACGCCGACCGCCCTCTCCTCTACGGCTGGTCGAGCACGCAGGGCGAGGCGCAGGGGCTCGGCGTCTCGATGGCCGAACTCCTCGGCGGGGTGATCGATTCCACCACCTCGGTCTGCCACGGCCCCTCGATTCTCGCCATCCAGGAGGTGGGCCACCCGGGCTGCACCCTCGGGCAGGTGAAGAACCGCGCCGATCTCGTCATCTACTGGGCATGCAACCCGACCGAGGCCCACCCGCGGCATATGAGCCGTTACACCACCTACGCCGACGGGTTCTTCCTCGAAAACGCTTTCAGAGACAGAAAACTCATTGTCGTCGACGTCAGGAAGAGCGAGACCACCTCGATCGCCGACGAGTTCGTGAAGGTGAAACCGGGAGGGGACTATGCGGTCTTCGCCGCCCTGCGGGCGATCGTCAGGGGCCGGGCCGACGTCGTCCCTGACACGGTCGCGGGCGTCACAAAAGAGCAGCTCGTGCGTATCGGGGAGATGTGCAAAGAGGCAAAGTTCGGTGCGCTCTTCTTCGGCGTCGGGCTCACGATGGCGCCGGGGAAATACAAAAACATCAGGAACGCCATCGAACTCGTGGACGAACTCAACCGCTACACGAAGTGGACCTTGACGCCCCTGCGGGGCCACTACAACGTCCACGGCTCCAACGAAGTCTTCACCTGGATGACCGGCTACCCGTACGCCGTGGACTTCTCCAGGCAGATCGCCTTCTACAATCCAGGAGAGACGACGGCCGTCGATATCCTGGCCAGAAAGGAGTGCGACGCCTGCCTGATCGTGGCGTCCGACCCGGGCGCCCACTTCCCGAAGGCCTGTCTGGAGCACCTTGCTAAAATCCCGACCGTGCTGATCGACCCGATGCACACCGTGACAACGCCCCTCTGCCGGTGCCAGATCCCGACCGCGGTCAACGGGATCGATGCGGGGGGCACCGCCTACCGGATGGACGGCGTGCCCATTCACGTAAAGAAGTTCATGGACCTCGGCTACCCGAGCGACACCGAGGTCATCGGCCGGATCTTCGAGCAGATAAAGGAGGTAAAACACCCATGA
- a CDS encoding EhaG family protein, with translation MSPYGTVLAVVLVAMAIAFVALVRERDDLHRLLLTDLAEIVALAIIALVATDLAEALILPGLVVGISELMALSEVYLVKEGLRSVPERLMHIEVMDSAPAILAVALVIYGIVLSGFSGGAVAGCGLLFWFFCKGHDEAFEIIETASGYAWALWIVAFFVFMIAPAYWLFAVMLAGGGILLKVMAKMALVGTMRGGRDV, from the coding sequence ATGAGCCCGTACGGGACGGTCCTCGCTGTCGTCCTGGTCGCCATGGCGATCGCCTTTGTGGCCCTGGTGCGCGAACGCGACGACCTCCACCGCCTGCTCCTCACCGATCTCGCCGAGATCGTCGCCCTGGCGATCATCGCCCTCGTCGCCACCGACCTTGCCGAGGCGCTCATCCTCCCGGGCCTGGTCGTCGGAATCTCCGAACTGATGGCGCTGTCCGAGGTCTACCTGGTGAAAGAAGGGCTCAGGTCAGTGCCCGAACGCCTGATGCACATCGAGGTCATGGACAGCGCCCCGGCGATTCTGGCGGTCGCCCTCGTCATCTACGGTATCGTGCTCTCGGGCTTCTCCGGGGGCGCCGTCGCCGGGTGCGGTCTCCTCTTCTGGTTCTTCTGCAAGGGCCATGACGAGGCCTTCGAGATCATAGAGACCGCCTCGGGCTACGCCTGGGCGCTCTGGATCGTCGCCTTCTTCGTCTTCATGATCGCCCCTGCGTACTGGCTCTTTGCGGTGATGCTTGCCGGCGGCGGGATCCTCCTGAAGGTGATGGCGAAGATGGCCCTGGTCGGGACCATGCGAGGTGGTCGCGATGTTTGA
- a CDS encoding phosphate-starvation-inducible PsiE family protein yields MLEYLNTFERWVYRILTALLAVVIAFSVYELAILVAYGLVDDRMFRLENHELLGVFGAFLLVLIGIELLDTMRAYIEKHEVHVEVIMLVAIIAIARKIILLESSEAADLPLIGMALLLMALAAGYYIVVRTRRIQDGE; encoded by the coding sequence ATGCTTGAGTACCTGAATACATTCGAACGATGGGTCTATCGGATCCTCACCGCCCTCCTTGCCGTCGTCATCGCCTTTTCCGTCTATGAACTGGCGATCCTGGTCGCCTACGGTCTCGTGGACGACCGTATGTTCAGGCTCGAAAACCACGAACTTCTCGGTGTGTTCGGGGCATTTCTTCTCGTTCTCATCGGCATAGAACTCCTTGACACCATGCGGGCGTATATCGAGAAGCACGAGGTCCACGTCGAGGTGATCATGCTCGTCGCCATCATCGCCATCGCCCGGAAGATCATCCTCCTCGAGTCCTCTGAAGCGGCCGATCTCCCCCTGATCGGCATGGCCCTCCTGCTGATGGCGCTTGCGGCCGGTTATTATATCGTCGTCAGGACGCGGAGGATCCAGGACGGGGAGTGA
- a CDS encoding DUF2107 family protein: protein MESELILGLLVLIIGALAAAFPRPKTYLSRIISLEIPAWGLLLIMLAYNETLALLTFIAVTAISTFVMVRVVERRMVP, encoded by the coding sequence ATGGAGTCTGAACTCATCCTCGGACTTCTGGTGCTGATCATCGGAGCGCTCGCCGCGGCGTTCCCGCGGCCAAAGACCTATCTCTCCCGGATCATCAGCCTCGAAATCCCGGCCTGGGGGCTTTTGCTCATCATGCTCGCCTACAACGAGACACTTGCCCTGCTTACCTTTATTGCCGTCACCGCCATCTCCACCTTTGTCATGGTGCGGGTGGTCGAGAGGAGGATGGTCCCATGA
- a CDS encoding molybdopterin dinucleotide binding domain-containing protein produces the protein MTFLFNTGRTSAQGAGLEHKSGPEYREATSVCRMNPVDLMQLEIEAGERIRAAGPGGVVVLQVAASDDIPQGTVFVPLGPYANAVIGEETHGTGVPDYKSVEVEIEPTDDPVPTIDQLMEAVGGLAYQEEKR, from the coding sequence ATGACGTTTCTCTTCAACACCGGGCGGACGTCGGCGCAGGGTGCGGGACTGGAACACAAGAGCGGTCCTGAATACCGCGAGGCGACCTCTGTCTGCCGGATGAACCCGGTGGATCTGATGCAACTGGAGATCGAGGCGGGCGAGCGGATCCGCGCTGCAGGGCCCGGGGGCGTTGTCGTCCTGCAGGTTGCGGCCAGCGACGATATACCGCAGGGAACGGTCTTCGTGCCGCTCGGGCCGTATGCGAATGCGGTCATCGGCGAGGAGACGCACGGGACCGGGGTGCCAGACTACAAATCGGTCGAGGTCGAGATCGAACCGACCGACGACCCCGTGCCGACGATCGATCAGCTGATGGAGGCGGTCGGCGGCCTCGCATATCAGGAGGAGAAGAGATGA
- a CDS encoding hydrogenase large subunit, with translation MKKTVDVAVPIGPVHPCWKEPIRIKCATKGEQVLSAEVELGYMKKGIERIMRGRPWQEVMFLAERVCGICSVVHNMVFIETMEAISGIEPAERAAFLRVIVNELDRMQSHLIANFSYCYTIEHETLAMYLLNEREHVMDLIERITGNRVNTAYMIPGGVRYDLRPEDAAAVQETLDLLEANITRYMGIFEDGPMIALRSRGVGVLTKEDALRAHAVGPTARASGISTDLRSQHPTYRKLGFEPVVRTECDNYARIMVRFGELFQSIGLIRKALAMMPEGPVRSGGICKGGETRYSGEAPRGELTYVVKADRYGRVEEIAIQTPSIMNIDACAHYMLKGALSIADVTATFISSDPCVACTER, from the coding sequence ATGAAAAAGACGGTCGATGTGGCGGTGCCGATCGGGCCCGTCCACCCCTGCTGGAAAGAGCCGATCAGGATCAAGTGCGCGACGAAAGGAGAGCAGGTGCTTTCCGCCGAGGTGGAACTCGGCTACATGAAGAAAGGGATCGAGCGGATCATGCGGGGCAGGCCATGGCAGGAGGTGATGTTCCTTGCCGAACGGGTATGCGGGATCTGTTCGGTCGTCCACAACATGGTCTTCATCGAGACGATGGAGGCGATATCCGGGATCGAACCGGCCGAACGGGCGGCCTTTCTGCGGGTGATCGTCAACGAGCTCGACCGCATGCAGAGCCACCTCATCGCGAACTTCTCGTACTGCTATACGATCGAGCACGAGACGCTTGCGATGTACCTCCTCAACGAACGTGAGCACGTGATGGACTTAATCGAGCGGATCACCGGCAACCGGGTGAACACCGCCTATATGATCCCGGGCGGCGTCCGCTACGACCTCAGGCCCGAGGACGCCGCTGCCGTTCAGGAGACGCTCGACCTCCTTGAGGCGAACATCACCCGCTACATGGGTATCTTTGAGGACGGGCCGATGATCGCCCTGCGGAGCCGCGGCGTCGGGGTGCTCACGAAGGAAGACGCCCTGCGGGCGCATGCGGTCGGGCCGACGGCGCGGGCGAGCGGCATCTCAACCGATCTGAGATCACAACACCCGACCTACCGGAAACTCGGCTTCGAACCGGTCGTCAGGACCGAGTGCGATAACTATGCCAGGATCATGGTCAGGTTCGGGGAACTCTTCCAGTCCATCGGCCTGATCAGGAAAGCGCTTGCAATGATGCCCGAAGGCCCGGTCAGGAGCGGGGGCATCTGCAAGGGGGGCGAGACCCGCTACTCGGGCGAAGCGCCGCGGGGCGAACTCACCTATGTGGTAAAGGCCGATCGCTACGGGAGGGTGGAGGAGATCGCCATCCAGACGCCCTCCATCATGAACATCGACGCATGCGCCCACTATATGCTGAAGGGAGCCCTGTCCATCGCCGACGTGACGGCGACCTTCATCAGTTCGGATCCGTGCGTGGCATGCACTGAGAGGTAA
- a CDS encoding DUF2108 domain-containing protein yields the protein MIEFLQVVLAAIVILGTAATAWSRDPFNKLICLGVLIGGVFPFIVAGGYLDVAVAVALIAPMTTIFVLAITGRDGDGV from the coding sequence ATGATTGAATTTCTGCAGGTGGTACTCGCCGCCATCGTCATCCTCGGCACCGCGGCGACGGCGTGGAGCCGCGACCCGTTCAACAAACTGATCTGCCTCGGCGTCCTGATCGGCGGGGTCTTCCCGTTCATCGTCGCCGGCGGCTATCTCGACGTCGCCGTCGCCGTCGCCCTGATCGCCCCTATGACCACAATATTCGTGCTTGCAATCACCGGGAGGGACGGCGATGGAGTCTGA
- a CDS encoding AI-2E family transporter translates to MAHDLSLPDRLTVLLVLGILAAAAIAFWNLLWVVVLSASLAIVIMPVKHYLGRSMREGTAAMLTTVLVFFAVVFSVGFTIAVLAQNADYLAQIVQGILAWIESVEIGGAEAGIASTDLAAWTDEQIASFGDWATGLASQVPMLIIDLIVFFLSLYMFIYQGDALAAEVTAALPSRLRAAVERLTRTSVDTLYALYIVHVATSVVTFVLAIPFFYVLGYDHIVFYALMAAIFQLIPIIGPSVIMLFLGVYSLSLGDIRGGLLVAFVGYPIVCALPDIYFRPMMMGRRASIHPVIMWIGFFGGLAVMGIVGFVLGPLFLALAITGYHILLEELKEVKEAAQGT, encoded by the coding sequence ATGGCGCACGATCTCTCCCTCCCGGACCGCCTCACCGTCCTGCTGGTCCTCGGCATCCTTGCAGCCGCTGCGATCGCTTTCTGGAACCTGCTCTGGGTCGTCGTCCTCTCGGCCTCCCTGGCGATCGTGATCATGCCGGTGAAGCACTATCTTGGCCGGTCGATGCGGGAGGGCACGGCGGCGATGCTCACGACGGTGCTCGTCTTCTTCGCGGTCGTCTTTTCGGTCGGGTTTACGATCGCAGTCCTTGCCCAGAACGCCGATTATCTGGCCCAGATCGTGCAGGGGATCCTCGCATGGATCGAGTCGGTGGAGATCGGCGGCGCGGAGGCAGGGATCGCCTCCACCGACCTTGCCGCATGGACAGACGAGCAGATCGCCTCCTTCGGGGACTGGGCGACCGGACTTGCCTCGCAGGTGCCGATGCTCATCATCGACCTGATCGTCTTCTTCCTCTCCCTGTACATGTTCATCTACCAGGGGGACGCCCTCGCCGCTGAGGTGACCGCAGCCCTCCCATCCCGCCTCCGCGCGGCGGTGGAACGACTGACCCGCACCTCGGTCGACACCCTGTACGCCCTCTATATCGTCCATGTGGCGACGTCGGTCGTCACCTTCGTCCTTGCCATTCCGTTTTTTTACGTGCTGGGCTACGATCACATCGTCTTCTATGCGTTGATGGCGGCGATCTTCCAGCTCATCCCGATCATCGGCCCTTCGGTGATCATGCTCTTTCTCGGCGTGTACTCCCTCTCCCTGGGGGACATCAGGGGCGGGCTTCTGGTGGCGTTCGTCGGGTACCCGATCGTCTGCGCCCTTCCCGACATCTACTTCCGCCCCATGATGATGGGGCGCCGCGCCAGCATCCACCCGGTGATCATGTGGATCGGCTTTTTCGGCGGGCTTGCGGTGATGGGGATCGTCGGGTTCGTCCTTGGCCCGCTCTTCCTGGCGCTGGCGATCACCGGCTACCATATCCTGCTGGAGGAGCTGAAAGAAGTGAAAGAGGCCGCACAGGGGACGTGA
- a CDS encoding NADH-quinone oxidoreductase subunit B family protein encodes MTGMLQKLKNNVRSRSIHVAYVDTGSCNGCDIEVLACLSPRYDLEQYGIYVHNNPREADVLLVIGCCTPQWEDKLKNIWEKIPEPKVAIAIGNCPISGCVFNREGSYVNPPASKHIPIAASVPGCPPRPTEIIRAILSLAPIVFEDYEEKKQ; translated from the coding sequence ATGACAGGGATGCTCCAGAAACTCAAAAACAACGTCCGATCACGCTCGATCCATGTGGCCTACGTGGACACGGGCTCGTGCAACGGCTGCGATATCGAGGTGCTCGCCTGCCTCTCGCCGCGCTATGATCTCGAACAGTACGGGATCTACGTCCATAACAACCCCCGGGAAGCCGATGTCCTGCTGGTGATCGGGTGCTGCACCCCGCAGTGGGAGGACAAACTCAAGAACATCTGGGAAAAGATCCCGGAGCCGAAGGTGGCGATCGCCATCGGGAACTGCCCGATTTCAGGGTGCGTATTCAACAGGGAGGGGAGCTATGTCAACCCGCCTGCCTCCAAGCATATCCCGATCGCCGCTTCGGTCCCGGGCTGTCCGCCGCGGCCGACCGAGATCATCAGGGCAATCCTCTCGCTTGCACCGATAGTATTCGAGGACTACGAGGAGAAAAAACAATGA
- a CDS encoding 4Fe-4S binding protein has product MGLSVIWYLKEFCRGKWIKTLLFAKTAPLVDPPYFRGYPALTGKECTRCLSCMMICPTPGAIEVLREGEKWVPKIYPGHCIRCGLCVEACPEDVLDAGRVLETQHRDGTSISVRYQVTVNPDTCVRCGNCVVACPVNKEVDPQLGASGTSANDEVIMRIERGNLWVLHNEKCTGCKTCETVCPTDAIKIARVAEGRQGVEE; this is encoded by the coding sequence ATGGGTCTGTCGGTTATCTGGTATCTGAAAGAATTTTGCAGGGGGAAATGGATCAAAACCCTCCTCTTTGCAAAAACCGCCCCGCTCGTCGATCCCCCGTACTTCCGGGGGTATCCGGCGCTGACCGGGAAGGAGTGCACCCGCTGCCTCTCCTGCATGATGATCTGCCCGACGCCTGGGGCAATCGAGGTGCTGCGCGAGGGCGAGAAGTGGGTGCCGAAGATCTATCCGGGCCACTGCATCAGGTGCGGGCTCTGTGTCGAGGCATGCCCCGAGGACGTCCTGGACGCCGGGCGGGTGCTGGAGACGCAACACCGGGACGGCACCTCCATCTCGGTCCGCTACCAGGTGACTGTGAACCCGGACACCTGCGTGCGCTGCGGCAACTGCGTCGTCGCCTGCCCGGTGAACAAGGAGGTCGACCCGCAGCTCGGCGCCTCCGGGACCTCGGCGAACGACGAGGTGATCATGCGCATCGAACGGGGCAACCTCTGGGTGCTCCACAACGAGAAGTGCACCGGCTGCAAGACCTGCGAGACCGTCTGCCCGACGGACGCGATCAAGATCGCCCGCGTCGCCGAAGGGCGGCAGGGGGTCGAGGAATGA
- a CDS encoding DUF1959 domain-containing protein produces the protein MNDGYLYEKDLRPLKYNILTGSRQDRTVREIALRLGVRIQKLRLHLIERLDMSDMENMPARFEAGVAAMTGEDQVADALGRDLFVRSIGVFTAEEMAAAYARARTLAEGGTPLEEAIAGGKAVLKEIVAP, from the coding sequence ATGAACGACGGCTATCTCTATGAAAAAGACCTGCGTCCGCTGAAGTACAACATCCTCACCGGGTCCAGACAGGACCGGACGGTCAGGGAGATCGCCCTGCGCCTGGGTGTGCGGATCCAGAAACTCCGTCTCCATCTTATCGAGCGCCTGGACATGTCAGACATGGAGAACATGCCCGCACGTTTCGAGGCAGGTGTTGCCGCCATGACCGGTGAGGACCAGGTGGCCGACGCCCTCGGGCGCGACCTGTTTGTCAGGTCCATCGGGGTGTTCACCGCAGAAGAGATGGCGGCCGCATATGCAAGGGCCCGGACGCTCGCCGAGGGGGGGACGCCGCTTGAAGAAGCAATCGCCGGGGGAAAAGCGGTTCTGAAGGAGATAGTGGCACCATGA
- a CDS encoding DUF2106 family protein: MIISRISRILAGYENLSLLYAVLVLVGIVIGLVSIPGIVYHGDNLYPKTLDPSSALDPYDRGGEPFGNTSVAAQYPENSPYLGYVTAYLTPLSQFLADTTSHLGTTIVAHPGGIIDEILYNTRGLDTVVETSILFVAFAIASFLFRRREG; encoded by the coding sequence ATGATCATCAGCAGGATCTCGCGGATCCTTGCCGGCTACGAGAACCTCTCCCTCCTCTATGCGGTGCTCGTCCTGGTCGGCATCGTGATCGGCCTCGTCTCCATCCCCGGCATCGTCTATCACGGGGACAACCTCTACCCCAAGACGCTCGACCCGTCGAGCGCCCTCGACCCCTACGACCGCGGCGGCGAACCCTTCGGGAACACGAGCGTTGCCGCACAGTACCCGGAGAACTCTCCCTATCTCGGCTACGTGACGGCGTACCTCACGCCCCTCTCGCAGTTCCTCGCCGATACCACGTCCCACCTGGGCACGACGATCGTTGCCCATCCCGGCGGGATCATCGACGAGATCCTCTACAACACGCGGGGGCTCGATACCGTCGTCGAGACGAGCATCCTCTTTGTAGCATTTGCGATCGCCTCGTTCCTCTTCAGGAGGCGTGAAGGATGA
- a CDS encoding pyrroline-5-carboxylate reductase family protein has protein sequence MTTFGVIGTGSMGSMLVRKMVETGQAGAHEIIAYNRSAEKALRLAGETGVRIAPSARDVAEESDVLLLCVRPLEVRGVLLDLRGVLTPDRLLVSVASDVTLNNLSAWSKARAVRAIPSITSECGGGVTLVAFGDTASASDRHLVLSLFGAMSSPVEIAEEHVEVMTALTSCAPAFIAALMQEFAAAAVRRSGIAPAVAERLVRETLTGTAGLLAASGTDFEGVIARVATEGGITRMGVDVIRQGAPGVFDEILVKTDARHDLVKAKIRETGP, from the coding sequence ATGACGACCTTTGGCGTGATCGGGACGGGCAGCATGGGCAGCATGCTTGTTCGGAAGATGGTGGAGACCGGGCAGGCGGGGGCGCACGAGATCATCGCGTATAACCGGTCGGCCGAGAAGGCGCTTCGCCTGGCCGGCGAGACCGGCGTCCGGATCGCCCCGAGCGCCCGGGACGTCGCCGAAGAATCCGACGTCCTCCTCCTCTGTGTCAGGCCCCTGGAGGTGCGGGGCGTCCTCCTGGACCTCCGGGGCGTGCTGACCCCGGACAGACTCCTCGTCTCGGTCGCATCGGACGTCACGCTCAACAACCTCTCGGCATGGTCAAAGGCGCGGGCGGTGCGGGCGATCCCTTCCATCACCTCTGAGTGCGGGGGCGGGGTCACCCTGGTCGCCTTCGGAGATACCGCCTCCGCTTCAGACAGGCACCTCGTCCTCTCCCTCTTCGGCGCCATGAGTTCCCCGGTCGAAATCGCCGAGGAGCACGTCGAGGTGATGACCGCCCTGACCAGCTGTGCGCCGGCGTTCATCGCCGCTCTCATGCAGGAATTTGCGGCCGCGGCCGTCAGGCGGTCAGGGATCGCCCCTGCCGTTGCCGAACGCCTGGTGAGGGAGACCCTCACCGGGACGGCCGGCCTGCTCGCGGCATCAGGGACTGATTTCGAGGGGGTGATCGCCAGGGTGGCGACCGAAGGCGGGATCACGAGGATGGGCGTCGATGTCATCAGGCAGGGGGCGCCCGGCGTCTTCGACGAGATCCTTGTGAAGACGGATGCACGACACGACCTGGTGAAGGCGAAGATCAGGGAGACCGGGCCCTGA
- a CDS encoding respiratory chain complex I subunit 1 family protein: MIEYLIVAVFAGLLLHGIHRKAIARIQGRPGPPIWQEILHVLKFSFKETWIPWTASRTLFVAVVFIAIGIWSTALVVLLTGQSLLLLFGVYMLHKIVEHGLGLSSGSPYGKFGAIRSVMSAASEIPLFATIAAIYLVTNSLMISDILAWQVANGPLLLAVPPAAAALYIVVLAKMHYSPFAVIESKEIVSGNMTEHFGVWRAGLDVAFGLKTFVLLYAFILLFIGPISLLAMAVVMLLLLLSLSLICAITPMLSPFDTVTIQIGAAGLIVAYVLLMGVFL, from the coding sequence ATGATCGAATATCTCATCGTCGCAGTCTTTGCCGGCCTTCTCCTCCACGGGATCCACCGGAAGGCGATCGCACGGATACAGGGCCGGCCCGGCCCCCCGATCTGGCAGGAGATCCTCCATGTCCTGAAGTTCTCCTTCAAGGAGACCTGGATCCCATGGACGGCGAGCCGAACGCTCTTCGTCGCCGTCGTGTTCATCGCCATCGGTATCTGGAGCACCGCTCTCGTGGTGCTCCTCACCGGGCAGAGCCTTCTCCTCCTCTTCGGCGTCTATATGCTCCACAAGATCGTGGAGCACGGTCTCGGCCTCTCTTCGGGCTCGCCGTACGGGAAGTTCGGCGCCATCAGGTCGGTGATGTCGGCGGCCTCTGAGATCCCGCTCTTCGCCACGATCGCCGCCATCTACCTGGTCACCAACTCCCTGATGATCTCCGACATCCTTGCCTGGCAGGTGGCGAACGGGCCGCTCCTGCTCGCGGTCCCGCCGGCGGCGGCAGCCCTCTACATCGTGGTCCTTGCAAAGATGCACTACAGCCCCTTCGCCGTCATCGAGAGCAAGGAGATCGTGAGCGGGAATATGACCGAGCACTTCGGCGTCTGGCGGGCCGGTCTCGACGTCGCCTTCGGGCTCAAGACCTTTGTCCTCCTCTACGCCTTCATCCTGCTCTTCATCGGGCCGATCTCCCTCCTTGCGATGGCGGTGGTGATGCTCCTCCTGCTCCTCTCCCTCTCGCTCATCTGCGCCATCACCCCGATGCTCTCCCCCTTCGACACCGTCACCATCCAGATCGGGGCGGCCGGGCTGATCGTGGCATACGTCCTCCTGATGGGGGTGTTCCTGTGA